In the Neomonachus schauinslandi chromosome 13, ASM220157v2, whole genome shotgun sequence genome, one interval contains:
- the CCIN gene encoding calicin: MKLEFTEKNYNSFVLQNLNKQRKRKEYWDMALTVDHHVFFAHRNVLAAVSPLVKSLISSNDMKTTDELFITIDPNYLSPATVDQLLDYFYSGKVVISEQNVEELLRGAQYFNTPRLRIHCNDFLIKSIRRANCLRYLFLAELFELKEVSDLAYSGIRDNFHYWASPEGCMHFMRCPPVIFGRLLRDENLHVLNEDQALSALINWVYFRKDEREKYFKKFFNYINLNAVSNKTLMFASNKLMGMENSSAHATLIESVLVDRKQERPSSLLSYQRKGALLDSVVILGGQKAHGKFNDGVFAYIIQENLWLKLSEMPYRAAALSATSAGRYIYISGGTTEQISGLKTAWRYDMDDNSWTKLPDLPIGLVFHTMVTCGGTVYSVGGSIAPRRYVSNIYRYDERKEAWCLAGKMSIPMDGTAVITKGDRNLYIVTGRCLVKGYISRVGVVDCFDTNTGDVVQCITFPIEFNHRPLLSFQQDNILCVHSHRQSVEINLQKIKANKTTTSVPLLPNNCPLDVSHAICSIGDSRVFVCGGVTTASDVQTKDYTINPNAYLLDQKTGEWKTLAPPPEALDCPACCLAKLPCKILQRI; the protein is encoded by the coding sequence ATGAAATTGGAATTCACGGAGAAAAACTACAACAGCTTTGTGCTGCAGAACCTGAACAAACAGAGGAAACGCAAAGAGTACTGGGACATGGCCCTGACTGTGGACCACCATGTTTTCTTTGCACATCGCAACGTGCTGGCTGCTGTCTCCCCACTGGTGAAGAGCCTCATCTCCAGCAATGACATGAAGACCACCGATGAGCTCTTCATCACCATTGACCCCAACTACCTGAGTCCGGCCACGGTGGACCAGCTCCTGGACTACTTCTACAGTGGCAAGGTGGTGATCTCGGAGCAGAACGTGGAGGAGCTCCTTCGCGGGGCCCAGTATTTCAACACACCACGCCTTCGAATCCACTGTAACGACTTCCTGATTAAGTCCATCCGCCGTGCGAACTGCTTGCGCTACCTCTTCTTGGCTGAGTTGTTTGAGCTCAAAGAGGTATCAGACTTGGCCTACTCTGGCATTCGTGACAACTTCCACTACTGGGCCAGTCCTGAGGGCTGTATGCACTTCATGCGCTGTCCACCTGTCATCTTTGGCCGCCTGCTCCGAGATGAAAACTTGCATGTGCTCAATGAGGACCAGGCTCTCAGCGCACTCATCAATTGGGTGTACTTCCGGAAGGATGAGCGGGAGAAGTATTTCAAGAAGTTCTTCAACTACATCAATCTTAATGCCGTCTCCAACAAGACACTGATGTTTGCCAGCAACAAGCTGATGGGCATGGAGAACAGCTCAGCCCATGCAACCCTGATTGAGAGTGTCCTCGTGGACCGAAAGCAGGAGAGGCCATCCAGCTTGTTGAGCTACCAGCGGAAAGGGGCCCTGCTTGATTCGGTGGTCATCCTGGGTGGTCAAAAGGCCCATGGCAAGTTCAATGATGGAGTGTTTGCTTACATCATCCAGGAGAACCTGTGGTTGAAGCTGTCAGAGATGCCCTATCGGGCGGCAGCACTTAGTGCCACCTCTGCTGGTCGCTACATCTACATCTCTGGTGGTACCACTGAGCAGATTTCTGGGCTGAAGACAGCTTGGCGGTATGACATGGATGACAACTCCTGGACCAAGTTGCCAGACCTGCCGATTGGGCTTGTCTTCCACACCATGGTGACCTGCGGGGGGACAGTGTACTCAGTGGGTGGGAGCATTGCTCCAAGGCGGTACGTCTCCAACATCTATCGCTATGATGAGCGCAAGGAGGCCTGGTGCCTGGCAGGGAAGATGAGCATCCCTATGGATGGCACAGCCGTGATCACCAAGGGTGACCGGAATCTGTACATTGTCACGGGGCGGTGCTTGGTGAAAGGCTATATTTCCCGGGTTGGAGTGGTGGACTGCTTTGACACCAACACTGGGGATGTGGTCCAGTGTATCACCTTCCCCATTGAGTTCAACCACCGGCCCCTGCTCTCTTTCCAGCAGGACAACATCCTCTGTGTACACAGCCACCGGCAGAGTGTGGAAATCAACCTGCAGAAGATAAAGGCCAACAAGACAACCACCTCGGTGCCTCTCTTGCCCAACAACTGCCCCTTAGATGTGTCCCATGCTATATGCTCCATTGGAGACAGCAGAGTGTTTGTATGTGGGGGCGTCACCACAGCCAGCGATGTCCAGACAAAGGACTACACCATCAACCCAAACGCCTACTTGTTGGACCAAAAGACAGGCGAGTGGAAGACCCTGGCCCCCCCACCGGAGGCACTGGACTGTCCTGCCTGCTGTCTAGCCAAGCTACCTTGCAAGATTCTTCAAAGGATTTAA